The following proteins are encoded in a genomic region of Gemmatimonadaceae bacterium:
- a CDS encoding NAD(P)-dependent oxidoreductase yields MARVAILGMGLLGSGFAEGMLNRGGTTVVVWNRTPSRCEPLVALGATAAESPSEAVRGADRVHLVLLDDDSVDAIIAEFQAALHPDAVIIDHTTNLPARVAARAARLDAAGLHYLHAPVMMGPGAARDAKGMILVAGPTARVQRVHPALVPMTGEVWHVGERPDLAAVYKLFGNAGALSVVGVLADIMRMADAAAVPRRGVLEMLAKVNLNGPLNMRGTMMVSGTYEPNFTLEVARKDLRLMLETLGDAKAPMLAALAGHMDDALRAGMAREDFAILGKA; encoded by the coding sequence ATGGCGCGGGTGGCAATTCTGGGGATGGGCCTGCTCGGCAGCGGTTTTGCCGAGGGCATGCTGAATCGTGGCGGGACGACCGTCGTGGTGTGGAATCGCACGCCGTCGCGGTGCGAGCCGCTGGTGGCGCTGGGGGCGACGGCCGCCGAGTCGCCGTCGGAGGCGGTGCGCGGGGCAGATCGGGTGCACCTCGTGCTCCTCGACGACGACAGCGTGGATGCGATCATCGCCGAGTTCCAGGCGGCGCTGCATCCGGATGCCGTGATCATCGACCACACGACGAACCTGCCGGCGCGTGTGGCCGCCCGTGCCGCCAGGCTGGATGCGGCCGGACTGCACTACCTGCATGCGCCGGTGATGATGGGGCCCGGCGCCGCGCGCGACGCGAAGGGCATGATCCTCGTTGCCGGACCCACGGCGCGCGTGCAGCGGGTGCACCCGGCGCTCGTGCCGATGACCGGCGAGGTGTGGCACGTCGGTGAGCGCCCCGACCTCGCTGCGGTGTACAAGCTCTTCGGCAATGCCGGCGCGCTGTCGGTCGTCGGGGTGCTGGCCGACATCATGCGGATGGCCGACGCAGCGGCCGTGCCGCGCCGCGGCGTGCTGGAGATGCTCGCGAAGGTGAACCTCAATGGCCCGCTCAACATGCGGGGCACCATGATGGTCAGCGGGACCTACGAGCCGAACTTCACCCTCGAGGTGGCCCGCAAGGACCTGCGCCTGATGCTCGAGACGCTCGGTGACGCGAAGGCGCCGATGCTGGCGGCCCTCGCCGGCCAC